From Gammaproteobacteria bacterium CG11_big_fil_rev_8_21_14_0_20_46_22, one genomic window encodes:
- a CDS encoding exodeoxyribonuclease VII small subunit has translation MPAAKKTDTLEASLKKLESIVDKLEGGQLDLEASLALFEEGVSLTKTCQKKLGDAEKKIKILTDKHGLVDFDEDE, from the coding sequence ATGCCAGCGGCTAAAAAAACCGACACATTGGAAGCTTCCTTAAAAAAGCTTGAGAGTATTGTCGATAAGCTTGAAGGCGGTCAGCTGGATCTTGAAGCCTCGTTGGCTTTGTTTGAAGAAGGTGTGAGCTTGACAAAAACCTGCCAGAAAAAACTCGGTGATGCTGAGAAAAAAATTAAAATCTTGACCGACAAGCATGGTTTGGTCGATTTCGATGAGGATGAGTGA
- a CDS encoding phosphoglucosamine mutase, translated as MSARKYFGTDGIRGRFGDAKVSPEFALRLGFAAGRVFAKRAHSTVVIGKDTRISGYVFEAALEAGFASAGVNVEMLGPMPTPAIAYLTRTFRASAGIVISASHNPYYDNGIKFFGPNGKKISDELELAIEAELDEPMSVVDSDALGRVHRINDAKGRYIEFCKSTAPFQLSLKGLKIVVDCGHGATYHIAPDVFTELGAKVIAMGVKPNGLNINHECGATHLDALQAAVLAEKADLGIAFDGDGDRVMMVDHTGEIVDGDELLYIIVSHERAMGRLSGGVVGTLMTNLAVEQAFQKDGIEFVRAKVGDRYVLAELEQRGWLFGGEGSGHIVCLNKTTTGDGIVSALQVLAAMKEQAQPLYDLRKKIDKCPMRMINVRVAKLSDPLAVPAVQIALASAEERLGEQGRVLLRASGTEPVIRVMVEANTQAMVDKEVEALAAVVKEAMS; from the coding sequence ATGTCGGCACGGAAGTATTTTGGCACAGACGGTATTCGCGGTCGCTTTGGTGACGCAAAAGTTAGCCCGGAGTTCGCTTTAAGGCTGGGTTTTGCGGCGGGTCGCGTGTTTGCTAAACGAGCGCACAGCACGGTCGTTATTGGTAAGGATACGCGTATTTCGGGTTATGTTTTTGAAGCCGCGTTAGAAGCTGGCTTTGCTTCTGCGGGTGTGAATGTTGAAATGTTAGGCCCCATGCCTACACCAGCGATTGCCTATCTTACGCGCACGTTTCGCGCCAGTGCAGGTATTGTGATCAGTGCTTCGCACAATCCCTATTACGATAACGGCATTAAGTTTTTTGGCCCTAACGGTAAAAAGATTTCCGATGAATTAGAGCTTGCGATTGAAGCCGAGCTTGATGAGCCAATGAGCGTGGTCGATTCAGATGCGCTAGGTAGAGTGCACCGTATCAATGATGCTAAAGGGCGCTATATCGAATTTTGTAAAAGTACGGCGCCGTTTCAGCTTTCTTTAAAAGGTTTGAAAATTGTGGTGGATTGCGGCCATGGCGCAACGTATCACATCGCACCCGATGTATTCACAGAATTGGGCGCTAAAGTCATCGCTATGGGTGTGAAACCGAATGGTTTGAATATCAATCATGAATGCGGCGCAACACATTTGGATGCATTGCAAGCGGCTGTATTAGCTGAAAAAGCGGATTTGGGCATTGCTTTTGATGGCGATGGTGACCGCGTGATGATGGTCGATCATACCGGTGAAATCGTTGATGGCGATGAGCTCTTATATATTATCGTTTCGCACGAAAGAGCCATGGGCCGTTTGAGCGGCGGTGTGGTCGGCACCTTGATGACAAATTTAGCCGTTGAGCAAGCGTTCCAAAAAGACGGTATCGAGTTTGTTCGCGCGAAAGTCGGTGATCGTTATGTATTGGCTGAGCTTGAACAACGCGGGTGGTTATTTGGTGGCGAAGGTTCGGGCCATATTGTGTGTTTAAATAAAACCACCACAGGCGACGGCATTGTTTCTGCGCTTCAAGTGTTGGCTGCGATGAAAGAGCAAGCGCAGCCTTTATATGATTTGCGAAAAAAAATCGATAAATGCCCGATGCGTATGATCAATGTGCGTGTTGCGAAGCTTAGCGATCCGCTGGCTGTGCCAGCCGTGCAAATTGCACTGGCGTCAGCCGAAGAGCGTTTGGGCGAACAAGGTCGCGTGTTATTGCGCGCCTCAGGCACGGAACCTGTGATTCGTGTGATGGTTGAGGCCAATACACAAGCGATGGTCGATAAAGAAGTTGAAGCCTTGGCCGCTGTGGTCAAAGAAGCGATGAGTTAA
- a CDS encoding 4-hydroxy-tetrahydrodipicolinate reductase yields the protein MMTTVIVNGAFGKMGQLACQVVKQTKGFKLAKQLGRADDLAAVLAEVNPDIVIDFTVADAAFQNAEMILQSGAHPIIGTSGLSESDVEALSKYDVPGAIIPNFSIGAVLMMQFSMIAAKYFPRAEIVEKHHEHKKDAPSGTSIRTAEIIASMRDNEAVACQRNQYNDVCGIPIHSIRQAGFLASQDVIFGHTGETLTISHQSIHRDCFAEGIALCLQNIMSLDHLVYGLEYFL from the coding sequence ATCATGACCACAGTAATCGTTAACGGCGCCTTCGGCAAAATGGGCCAGCTCGCCTGCCAAGTGGTTAAACAAACCAAAGGGTTTAAACTTGCGAAACAGCTGGGCCGCGCAGATGACCTCGCCGCCGTATTGGCCGAAGTTAATCCGGATATCGTGATTGATTTCACGGTGGCTGATGCCGCTTTTCAAAACGCAGAAATGATTCTTCAATCGGGCGCGCACCCCATTATCGGCACCAGTGGTTTAAGCGAGAGTGATGTTGAGGCCTTATCAAAATACGATGTGCCTGGCGCCATCATCCCCAACTTTTCTATCGGTGCAGTATTGATGATGCAATTTAGCATGATTGCTGCGAAATATTTTCCACGCGCAGAGATCGTTGAGAAGCATCACGAACACAAAAAAGACGCGCCTTCAGGCACCAGCATTCGCACCGCAGAAATCATTGCCAGCATGCGAGATAACGAAGCCGTGGCTTGCCAACGTAATCAATATAATGATGTCTGTGGCATTCCGATTCACTCCATTCGCCAAGCCGGTTTTTTAGCGAGCCAAGATGTGATCTTTGGCCACACCGGCGAAACACTAACGATCTCACATCAATCCATCCACCGCGATTGCTTCGCCGAAGGCATTGCTTTGTGCTTGCAAAATATCATGTCGCTGGATCATCTGGTCTATGGCCTTGAATATTTTCTTTGA
- a CDS encoding glycine--tRNA ligase subunit beta: MSQDFIFELLCEELPPKALQSLRDALASNVKQGLEKATLSFDRIEAYASPRRLAFCVYALADKQADQVIDRKGPAVNAAYDTNGNPTPAALGFAKSCGIELDQASTVKTDKGEWLFYQVQQAGQATAELLPSIIEHALKNLPIPKLMSWGEGEHHFTRPVKNVLAVLGNSVVPMNLFGLDSQHSTVGHRFHHPEAIDIHHASDYLEKLRKAYVLVDFNERKEQIASHITGLAESHNATIVANDALLDEVTALVEWPNALLGEFDKKFLAVPDEVLILSMATHQRYFALRDPSGALLNQFILVSNIQAEDPRQIIRGNEKVLRARFADALFFFEKDKRVGLLDRRDLLISVTFQQQLGTLFEKTQRIETIANRLAELIGADKNDVSRASQLCKCDLLTDMVGEFPELQGTMGRYYATDDNEKPAVAEALEDYYKPRFSGDALSDNPVALCVAMADRIDTIVGIIGINKLPTGDKDPFALRRQVLGILRIILEKSLSIDVSTLIEHAISCYGDKLSNPHVASQTFGFIEERLKHYLLQQNFRADQCQAVLSLGLPQPLEVLQRLTALRDFESHDAFESLVAANKRVANVLKKQSGNGRVKPNELKEAAEIALNQQAEKLRDTVMTATREQRFDDALIALATLKPTLDCFFDEVMVMCDDEALRENRLALLTGVRHLFLHIADFSELQ; the protein is encoded by the coding sequence ATGAGCCAAGATTTTATTTTTGAATTATTGTGCGAAGAGCTGCCACCCAAAGCCTTGCAAAGTTTGCGCGATGCACTAGCGTCGAATGTTAAACAAGGCTTAGAAAAAGCCACTTTATCCTTTGATCGCATCGAAGCTTACGCAAGCCCCAGACGACTGGCTTTTTGCGTTTACGCATTAGCCGACAAACAGGCCGACCAGGTGATCGACCGGAAAGGGCCCGCTGTCAATGCCGCTTACGATACCAATGGCAACCCGACACCGGCAGCGCTGGGTTTTGCCAAATCCTGTGGGATTGAGCTTGATCAAGCCAGCACCGTCAAAACAGACAAGGGCGAATGGTTGTTTTACCAAGTGCAACAAGCCGGACAAGCCACCGCCGAACTTCTGCCGAGCATTATCGAGCACGCCTTAAAAAACTTACCGATCCCGAAGCTCATGAGCTGGGGCGAGGGCGAACACCACTTTACGCGCCCGGTGAAAAATGTACTGGCTGTTTTGGGCAACAGCGTCGTGCCCATGAATTTATTCGGCTTAGACAGCCAACACAGCACTGTCGGCCATCGCTTTCATCACCCTGAAGCCATCGACATTCATCATGCCAGCGACTACTTAGAAAAACTTCGAAAGGCCTATGTGCTTGTAGATTTTAACGAGCGAAAAGAACAAATCGCATCACACATCACAGGACTGGCCGAAAGCCATAACGCGACCATTGTCGCCAATGATGCATTGCTTGATGAAGTCACTGCTCTCGTTGAATGGCCAAACGCTTTACTCGGCGAGTTCGACAAAAAATTCCTAGCCGTTCCCGATGAGGTGCTTATTTTATCGATGGCCACACACCAGCGTTATTTTGCGCTGCGCGATCCATCTGGTGCGCTGCTGAACCAATTTATTTTGGTCAGCAACATACAAGCGGAAGATCCCCGGCAAATCATTCGCGGCAATGAAAAAGTGTTACGTGCACGTTTTGCCGATGCTTTATTTTTCTTTGAGAAAGATAAACGAGTCGGCCTCTTGGATCGCAGAGACCTGCTCATCAGCGTCACCTTCCAACAACAACTTGGAACTTTGTTTGAGAAAACACAACGCATTGAAACGATCGCTAACCGCTTAGCCGAACTCATTGGCGCCGATAAAAACGATGTCTCGCGCGCGAGTCAATTGTGCAAATGTGATTTACTCACCGACATGGTCGGCGAGTTTCCCGAACTCCAAGGCACCATGGGCCGCTACTACGCGACCGACGATAATGAAAAGCCTGCTGTGGCAGAGGCCCTCGAAGATTACTACAAACCGCGCTTTTCAGGGGACGCCTTAAGCGACAACCCCGTTGCGCTGTGTGTCGCCATGGCGGATCGTATCGATACCATCGTCGGCATTATTGGTATTAACAAATTACCTACAGGCGATAAAGATCCGTTCGCACTGCGAAGACAAGTTTTAGGTATTTTGCGCATCATTTTAGAAAAAAGCTTATCAATCGATGTGAGCACACTGATCGAACACGCGATTAGCTGTTACGGCGACAAACTTAGCAACCCGCATGTGGCCAGCCAAACCTTTGGCTTTATTGAAGAACGTTTAAAACACTACTTACTGCAGCAAAACTTCCGCGCCGACCAATGCCAAGCGGTCTTAAGCTTAGGCCTTCCGCAGCCTTTAGAAGTTTTACAGCGCTTAACCGCACTGCGCGACTTTGAATCGCACGATGCCTTTGAAAGTTTAGTGGCAGCCAATAAACGCGTGGCCAATGTATTGAAGAAACAATCAGGCAACGGACGAGTTAAACCCAATGAACTTAAAGAAGCGGCTGAAATAGCGCTCAATCAGCAAGCTGAAAAACTTCGAGACACTGTGATGACAGCCACAAGAGAACAACGCTTTGACGATGCCTTGATCGCACTGGCCACACTCAAACCGACATTGGATTGTTTTTTCGATGAAGTCATGGTGATGTGTGACGATGAAGCGCTGCGCGAAAACCGCCTGGCTTTGCTCACAGGTGTGCGACACCTATTTTTACATATTGCTGACTTCTCGGAACTTCAGTGA
- a CDS encoding geranyl transferase codes for MAKISAFLSASQIRVNAFLKTVLPRGDNQLHQAMRYAIGNGGKRIRPVLIYAAADTFGQLAHPGLDYLAAAIECMHSYSLVHDDLPAMDDDELRRGMPSCHIEFDEATAILCGDALQCFSFELLSNSEIPSDRVADLVRCFARKSGFNGMALGQHYDLVGRANTERELLEMHTLKTGRLIEAAIEMPAILLDQISTHDHAVLNRYAKHLGLAFQICDDILDCTQSTETLGKPAQSDMRNEKHTYVSFYGLDEATRMLNHEVGQAKEAIASLSSGPGMLNAIADYFLLRTV; via the coding sequence ATGGCCAAGATCAGCGCCTTTCTTTCAGCGTCTCAAATTCGCGTTAATGCCTTCCTAAAAACCGTTTTACCTCGGGGTGATAACCAACTTCACCAAGCCATGCGTTATGCCATCGGCAATGGGGGGAAGCGTATTCGGCCCGTGTTGATTTATGCGGCGGCAGACACGTTTGGTCAGCTAGCGCACCCCGGTTTGGATTATTTAGCTGCGGCCATTGAGTGTATGCACAGCTATTCTTTGGTGCACGACGATTTACCCGCGATGGATGACGATGAGCTTCGCCGCGGCATGCCCAGTTGTCATATTGAGTTTGATGAAGCCACCGCAATCTTGTGCGGTGATGCGCTACAGTGCTTTTCTTTTGAGTTATTGTCTAATTCGGAAATTCCCAGCGATCGCGTTGCCGACCTGGTTCGCTGCTTTGCGAGAAAATCCGGGTTTAATGGGATGGCGCTAGGCCAACATTATGATTTGGTGGGGCGCGCGAATACCGAGCGTGAGCTATTGGAAATGCACACCTTGAAAACGGGCCGCTTGATTGAAGCAGCCATTGAAATGCCTGCTATTCTACTCGATCAAATCAGTACTCATGATCATGCGGTCTTAAACCGATATGCGAAGCATTTGGGTTTGGCTTTTCAAATTTGCGACGATATTTTAGATTGCACGCAAAGCACAGAAACGTTGGGTAAGCCAGCGCAGTCAGATATGAGAAATGAAAAGCATACCTATGTGAGCTTTTACGGCTTAGACGAAGCGACCCGCATGCTCAACCACGAGGTGGGCCAGGCGAAAGAAGCAATCGCTTCGCTCTCTTCTGGTCCGGGTATGCTCAATGCCATCGCGGACTACTTCCTGCTGCGCACCGTTTAG
- a CDS encoding ribosome assembly RNA-binding protein YhbY — translation MLAKEKKRELAAKAHSLNPVVMTGAKGITENLVQEMHAALEAHELIKVRVNAADRDDRQAMVDELANLTQAEHIKTIGHVAIFYRKRRD, via the coding sequence ATGTTAGCGAAAGAAAAAAAACGTGAATTAGCCGCCAAAGCTCATAGCCTAAATCCGGTTGTGATGACAGGCGCCAAAGGTATCACTGAGAATTTGGTGCAAGAAATGCATGCCGCCCTTGAGGCTCACGAGCTGATCAAAGTGCGCGTGAATGCCGCCGATCGAGATGATCGTCAAGCCATGGTCGATGAGCTTGCCAATCTTACGCAAGCCGAGCACATCAAAACCATCGGTCATGTCGCCATTTTTTATCGCAAGCGTCGTGACTAA
- a CDS encoding polysaccharide biosynthesis protein GtrA, whose translation MFGNHWFGQIGRFGVVGVTAAVVNFVVVLGLVSAGLLSPLLANIFAFLLAFQVSFFGHKRWTFKHSGAGLSTASKFFIVALLSFLLNEGLFAALLTGAQLAYPLALLLTLAIVPPLTFAFSKVWAFK comes from the coding sequence TTGTTCGGCAACCACTGGTTTGGCCAAATTGGTCGTTTTGGTGTTGTGGGCGTCACGGCCGCAGTGGTGAACTTTGTGGTGGTGTTGGGTCTGGTATCGGCCGGCCTGTTAAGCCCTCTGCTTGCGAATATCTTTGCGTTTTTACTAGCGTTTCAAGTGAGCTTTTTTGGGCATAAGCGCTGGACGTTTAAACACAGCGGCGCCGGGCTTTCAACGGCCAGCAAATTTTTTATCGTTGCCCTTTTAAGCTTTTTGTTGAATGAGGGTTTGTTTGCCGCGCTGCTTACCGGCGCGCAACTCGCTTACCCACTTGCTTTGTTATTAACCCTCGCGATTGTCCCACCGCTGACATTTGCGTTTAGCAAAGTGTGGGCTTTTAAGTAA
- a CDS encoding D-glycero-beta-D-manno-heptose-1,7-bisphosphate 7-phosphatase: protein MRLVILDRDGVINEDSDDHIRHHDAFHPIAGSLEAIVKLNQAGFSVAVATNQSGISRGYFTHEDLHAMHDKLTALLEKLGGKIDGIYYCPHHPDDDCHCRKPKPGLIDDIASDFPEANLAKTFLVGDSWRDIEAGKARGLKTLLVLTGKGSIALEKHKHELGDTSVVKDLAHACEIILKETQS, encoded by the coding sequence ATGCGCCTTGTTATTCTCGACAGAGACGGTGTTATCAATGAAGACAGCGATGATCACATTCGCCATCACGATGCTTTTCATCCTATTGCCGGCAGCCTTGAGGCTATCGTTAAATTAAACCAGGCTGGCTTTTCGGTGGCCGTGGCCACAAATCAATCTGGCATTTCACGTGGCTACTTTACCCACGAAGACTTGCACGCCATGCACGATAAGCTTACAGCACTGTTAGAAAAATTAGGTGGCAAAATCGACGGTATTTACTATTGCCCGCACCATCCCGATGATGACTGCCACTGTCGAAAACCCAAACCCGGCCTGATCGATGACATCGCCAGCGATTTCCCAGAGGCGAATTTAGCAAAAACCTTTTTGGTTGGTGATAGCTGGCGAGATATTGAAGCCGGCAAAGCGCGTGGTTTGAAAACATTATTAGTACTAACCGGCAAAGGCTCAATCGCTTTAGAAAAACACAAACACGAACTTGGCGACACAAGTGTCGTGAAAGATTTAGCACACGCTTGTGAAATCATATTAAAGGAAACCCAATCATGA
- the glyQ gene encoding glycine--tRNA ligase subunit alpha — protein MTLHDYWAKQGCIIMQPLDLEVGAGTFHPATFLQALGPEPWHAAYVQPCRRPSDGRYGENPNRLQHYYQFQVVLKPSPDNLQELYLGSLRAIGIDPLKDDIRFVEDNWESPTLGAWGLGWEVWQNGMEITQFTYFQQVGGLPCKPVTGELTYGLERIAMYLQNVDDFKDLVWTETPAGIVTYGDIFLQNEQEMSAYNFEHADVKFLLEQFSHCEQQCQKLIEAGLPIPAYEMMVKASHCFNLLDARHAISVTERQAYILNVRAMAKQVAERYVEVREALGFPRCQENRA, from the coding sequence ATGACGCTTCATGATTACTGGGCAAAACAAGGCTGCATCATTATGCAACCTTTAGACCTCGAAGTCGGCGCAGGCACGTTCCACCCCGCCACTTTTCTACAAGCCTTGGGCCCGGAGCCGTGGCACGCGGCTTATGTGCAGCCTTGCCGCCGTCCAAGCGATGGTCGCTACGGTGAAAACCCGAATCGCTTACAGCACTACTACCAGTTTCAAGTTGTGCTCAAACCTTCACCCGATAATTTGCAAGAACTCTACTTAGGCTCACTACGCGCAATCGGCATCGATCCTTTAAAGGATGATATCCGCTTTGTGGAAGACAATTGGGAATCGCCCACCTTAGGTGCCTGGGGTCTAGGCTGGGAAGTGTGGCAAAACGGGATGGAGATCACACAATTTACGTACTTCCAACAAGTCGGCGGCTTGCCTTGTAAACCTGTTACCGGCGAGCTCACTTATGGCCTTGAGCGCATCGCTATGTATCTGCAAAACGTGGATGATTTTAAAGACTTGGTGTGGACAGAAACACCAGCCGGGATTGTGACTTACGGTGATATCTTTTTACAAAACGAACAAGAGATGTCGGCCTATAATTTTGAACACGCCGATGTGAAGTTTTTGTTAGAGCAATTTTCACACTGCGAACAACAGTGCCAGAAATTAATCGAAGCAGGCCTGCCGATTCCCGCGTATGAGATGATGGTAAAAGCTTCACACTGTTTTAACTTATTAGACGCGCGACACGCCATTTCAGTCACAGAACGCCAAGCTTACATTTTAAACGTGCGCGCCATGGCCAAACAAGTGGCCGAGCGTTATGTTGAGGTGCGCGAAGCCTTAGGCTTTCCACGTTGCCAGGAGAATCGCGCATGA
- the hflB gene encoding ATP-dependent metalloprotease (inner membrane metalloprotease; may be involved in degradation of aberrant cytoplasmic and membrane proteins), with protein sequence MNKDLIKNIVLWLILVLAAIAIFNTFGPKKKPGDEYSYTQFLSQVHAGEVKTAVVDDDKINGVTKDGKEYVTYIPMKDPSLLKEMVGEKVQVSGKPPEERGFLSQFFFSWGPVILIIVFWLYIMRQQMGGGKGGAFSFGRSRARLLGDDQVKITFKDVAGCDEAKEEVSEVVDFLREPGKFQQLGGRIPRGLLLVGPPGTGKTLLAKAVAGEAKVPFFSISGSDFVEMFVGVGASRVRDMFEQAKKQAPCIIFIDEIDAVGRHRGAGMGGGHDEREQTLNQLLVEMDGFSGSEGVIVMAATNRPDVLDPALLRPGRFDRQVVVALPDVRGREQILKVHMKKVKVDNDIKPKVIARGTPGFSGADLANLINEAALFAARSNKKAVSMVELEKAKDKILMGSERTSMVMSEEEKNLTAYHEAGHAIVGLSVPDHDPVYKVTIIPRGRALGVTMFLPEQDRYSYSLSRLKSSLCSLYGGRVAEELIFGKDKVTTGASNDLQRATEIARNMVTKWGLTDKLGPMVYEEDGQEVFLGHSMTQKTRQNSEFIEKQIDEEVRTIVDENYTRATKVLQEKEDVLHAMAEALIKYETIGEVQLKQLMNRETVTPPDGWEEISKEDEKTEKAFERATDIQEASDETPAGKTKDQ encoded by the coding sequence TTGAATAAGGATCTAATAAAAAATATCGTATTGTGGTTGATTTTGGTGCTCGCTGCGATTGCTATATTTAATACTTTTGGGCCGAAGAAAAAACCGGGCGATGAATACAGCTATACGCAATTCTTGTCACAAGTGCACGCCGGTGAAGTCAAAACCGCGGTAGTCGACGATGATAAAATCAATGGTGTGACCAAAGACGGCAAAGAGTATGTGACGTATATCCCAATGAAAGATCCTTCGCTTCTGAAAGAAATGGTCGGCGAAAAAGTCCAAGTCAGCGGCAAGCCACCAGAAGAGCGCGGTTTCTTGTCGCAGTTTTTCTTCTCTTGGGGTCCTGTGATTCTTATCATCGTGTTTTGGTTGTACATCATGCGCCAGCAGATGGGTGGCGGCAAAGGTGGCGCGTTCTCATTCGGCCGTAGCCGCGCGCGCTTGTTGGGTGACGATCAAGTCAAGATCACGTTTAAAGATGTGGCCGGTTGCGATGAGGCCAAAGAAGAAGTCAGCGAAGTGGTCGACTTCTTGAGAGAGCCCGGCAAGTTTCAACAACTCGGCGGTCGTATTCCGCGTGGTCTATTATTGGTAGGCCCTCCCGGTACCGGTAAAACCTTGTTGGCCAAGGCGGTGGCCGGCGAAGCCAAAGTGCCCTTCTTTTCGATTTCAGGCTCAGACTTTGTGGAAATGTTTGTGGGTGTGGGTGCATCACGTGTGCGTGATATGTTCGAGCAAGCGAAAAAACAAGCGCCTTGCATTATTTTTATCGATGAAATTGATGCTGTGGGTCGTCATCGAGGTGCCGGTATGGGCGGCGGACATGATGAGCGCGAGCAAACCTTGAACCAGCTTTTGGTTGAGATGGATGGTTTTTCGGGCTCTGAAGGTGTGATCGTGATGGCAGCGACCAACCGACCAGACGTGTTAGACCCTGCACTCTTGCGCCCCGGTCGTTTCGATCGGCAAGTCGTGGTGGCCTTGCCTGATGTGAGAGGCCGCGAACAAATTTTAAAAGTTCACATGAAAAAGGTGAAAGTGGACAACGACATAAAACCAAAAGTCATTGCACGCGGCACGCCAGGTTTTTCGGGTGCTGATTTGGCAAACTTAATTAATGAAGCGGCTTTGTTCGCAGCGCGTTCGAATAAAAAAGCGGTCAGTATGGTTGAGCTTGAAAAGGCGAAAGATAAAATTCTCATGGGTTCTGAGCGCACATCGATGGTGATGAGCGAAGAAGAGAAAAACCTCACGGCGTATCATGAAGCGGGTCACGCGATTGTCGGATTGTCTGTGCCGGATCATGATCCTGTGTACAAAGTCACCATCATTCCTCGCGGTCGTGCTTTGGGCGTGACTATGTTCTTACCCGAGCAAGATCGCTACAGTTATTCCTTGTCGCGTTTGAAGAGCTCCTTGTGTTCATTATACGGCGGCCGTGTTGCTGAAGAACTCATTTTTGGTAAAGACAAAGTGACAACAGGGGCGTCGAATGATCTTCAACGCGCCACGGAAATCGCACGCAATATGGTCACCAAATGGGGTCTGACGGACAAGCTGGGCCCGATGGTGTACGAAGAAGATGGGCAAGAGGTTTTCTTGGGCCACTCAATGACACAAAAAACACGTCAAAACTCTGAGTTTATCGAAAAGCAAATCGATGAAGAGGTTCGCACCATCGTCGACGAGAATTACACTCGTGCAACAAAAGTCCTTCAAGAGAAAGAAGATGTTTTGCATGCGATGGCTGAAGCGCTCATTAAATATGAAACGATCGGCGAAGTTCAACTTAAACAGCTGATGAATCGCGAAACGGTGACACCACCTGATGGCTGGGAAGAGATCAGCAAAGAAGACGAAAAAACCGAAAAAGCGTTTGAACGTGCGACGGATATTCAAGAAGCTTCAGACGAAACGCCGGCTGGAAAAACCAAAGATCAATAA
- a CDS encoding 23S rRNA (uridine(2552)-2'-O)-methyltransferase RlmE, whose protein sequence is MNKTNKSWIQKHINDPYVIQAQKEGWRSRAVFKLKEVQLKDKVIKPGMRIVDLGAAPGGWSQYAAHCLNGTGHIVAIDLLPMDTIAGVEFIQGDFRDEATLKQLMAAVGHEPIDLVMSDMAPNFSGHKGIDQPRSMHLAELALAFAEDVLSDKGQFLIKLFQGTEIDQYIQTCRERFKRVTIRKPKASRDKSREFYLLAQR, encoded by the coding sequence ATGAATAAAACGAATAAATCCTGGATACAGAAACATATCAACGACCCTTACGTCATCCAAGCCCAGAAAGAAGGCTGGCGTTCGCGCGCTGTGTTCAAACTCAAAGAAGTGCAGCTCAAAGACAAGGTCATTAAGCCTGGCATGCGTATCGTGGATTTAGGCGCCGCACCCGGCGGCTGGTCGCAGTACGCCGCGCATTGCCTCAATGGCACGGGCCACATTGTGGCGATTGATCTTTTGCCCATGGATACCATTGCGGGCGTTGAATTTATTCAGGGTGATTTTCGTGATGAGGCAACCTTAAAGCAACTCATGGCGGCGGTGGGTCACGAGCCGATTGATCTGGTGATGTCGGACATGGCGCCGAACTTCAGCGGCCATAAAGGCATTGACCAGCCGCGCTCCATGCATTTGGCCGAGCTTGCACTCGCTTTTGCTGAAGATGTGTTGAGTGACAAAGGGCAGTTTCTGATTAAGCTCTTCCAAGGCACGGAAATCGACCAGTACATTCAAACCTGCCGCGAGCGTTTCAAACGCGTCACCATCCGAAAGCCTAAAGCTTCACGGGATAAGTCGCGAGAATTTTACCTGCTAGCACAGCGTTAA
- the csrA gene encoding carbon storage regulator — protein MLVLSRKSNQKIKIGDEIEIQVLSCSDDRVRLGIKAPKSLSVHREEVYERIANALASNAGDDA, from the coding sequence ATGTTGGTATTAAGTCGAAAATCAAACCAAAAAATCAAGATCGGAGACGAGATCGAGATCCAAGTGCTGTCGTGCAGTGACGACAGGGTGCGTTTAGGGATCAAGGCGCCCAAGAGCTTGAGCGTGCACCGAGAAGAAGTCTACGAGCGTATTGCCAACGCCTTGGCGAGCAACGCCGGCGACGACGCTTAA